In the genome of Neodiprion pinetum isolate iyNeoPine1 chromosome 2, iyNeoPine1.2, whole genome shotgun sequence, one region contains:
- the LOC124213181 gene encoding aminopeptidase N, producing the protein MTQSREVLAMMDAHTTTFGRKRGCTISRCGAFLLGTLFLLSLVITALLVYHFAPCTDGALGRQHDASDSGLFAGRGFLGANSVSTKLDVRLPRSVVPVFYRLELTPFIWEGNFTFNGEVKIVVNVTKDTRNITLHAVDMKIDEAATTVQMHPPDNNGTIRNRMEDVGIDKQTNDTLRQFHVIHTAGMLKAGKQYTVYIKYVGYLNDYLQGFYRSSYTVGNQTRWIATTQFQPTDARRAFPCFDEPALKAEFEIHIARPKNMTSISNMNGTVDTTPIVGLPSYEWDRYERSVPMSTYLVAFVVSDFATQRSDDGKVGVWVRSEALDQANYSLKIAPQILKYFENYFAIDFPLPKMDMVALPDFSAGAMENWGLITYRETAMLYQEGVSTNSNKQRVATVVAHELAHQWFGNLVTPSWWTDLWLNEGFASYVEYIGMNAVEPSWKVLEQFVVHELQNVFALDALASSHPISVEVGHPDEISEIFDRISYGKGASIIRMMDHFITTNVFKRGLSNYLRERAYQSAEQNDLWDALTKQAHKDGVLDKSITINEIMDTWTLQTGFPVITVNRDYNRGSATLTQERFLLQTSTTEVSDDKPLWWIPITYTSQNVLNFNETTPSRWMQAEPTITLSNLNTAANEWVIFNVQETGYYRVNYDEQNWRLIIQELNKASFKSISTINRAQLLDDALNLARAGRLDYATALDVTSYLAHETEYLPWKAAFTAMGYLDRMLVKTEGYDRFRIFALKLLDNIYKQTGFKDIHGDPQLTVFTRIDVLSWACSLGHKDCVQNAVTQFHNWQITPNPDNNNPISPNLKSVVYCTAIRVGGQAEWDFAWERYQKTNVGSEKDLLLHALGCTRETWILSRYLNWAVTENSGIRKQDAGRVFGSVANNVIGQPLAFNYLRNQWKRIKTYFGTSLLTINNIIKSTTKKMNTAYELKALYEFETEHSAELAIARRAVQQTVEQTEANIKWLDRNHETILNWLKRATA; encoded by the exons ATGACACAGTCTCGCGAGGTACTGGCAATGATGGATGCCCACACGACGACATTCGGACGTAAACGCGGCTGCACGATTTCCCGTTGCGGCGCCTTCTTGCTTGGGACGTTATTCCTCCTGTCCCTCGTAATCACGGCCCTCTTGGTCTACCATTTTGCACCGTGTACGGATGGCGCTTTAGGGCGGCAACACGACGCAAGCGACTCTGGACTCTTCGCTGGCAGAGGATTCCTGGGAGCAAATTCTGTGTCGACGAAGCTCGACGTCAGGCTGCCGAGATCCGTCGTCCCAGTTTTCTACCGATTGGAACTAACTCCCTTCATTTGGGAGGGAAATTTCACCTTCAATGGAGAG GTGAAAATCGTTGTCAACGTGACCAAGGACACGAGGAATATCACACTTCACGCCGTTGACATGAAGATCGACGAGGCAGCAACGACGGTGCAGATGCACCCACCCGACAATAATGGAACGATACGAAATAGAATGGAGGACGTTGGAATTGACAAGCAAACTAACGACACGCTGAGGCAATTCCACGTCATACACACAGCAGGCATGCTGAAAGCTGGCAAACAATACACAGTGTATATCAAGTATGTCGGGTACCTCAACGACTATCTCCAAGGATTCTATCGGAGTTCCTACACCGTTGGAAATCAAACCAG GTGGATCGCCACTACACAGTTCCAGCCTACGGATGCTCGACGTGCATTCCCTTGCTTCGATGAGCCCGCGCTGAAGGCAGAGTTTGAAATTCACATTGCTCGTCCGAAGAACATGACTTCTATCTCCAATATGAATGGTACCGTTGACACTACGCCAAT AGTCGGCTTACCCTCGTATGAATGGGATCGGTATGAACGATCTGTGCCCATGTCCACGTATCTAGTGGCATTTGTTGTGTCAGATTTCGCGACCCAAAGATCGGATGACGGCAAGGTCGGCGTTTGGGTTCGTAGCGAGGCCCTTGATCAGGCCAATTACAGTCTGAAAATCGCGCCGCAAATATTAAAATACTTCGAAAATTACTTCGCAATTGATTTCCCACTGCCGAAAATGGACATGGTGGCTTTACCCGATTTCTCGGCCGGTGCGATGGAAAACTGGGGACTTATTACATACAG AGAGACCGCAATGCTGTACCAAGAAGGCGTATCCACAAACAGTAATAAGCAACGCGTGGCAACAGTCGTGGCGCACGAACTTGCCCACCAATGGTTCGGCAATTTGGTAACGCCGAGTTGGTGGACGGATCTTTGGTTAAACGAAGGTTTCGCAAGCTACGTCGAATACATCGGCATGAATGCC GTTGAGCCATCCTGGAAAGTCCTGGAACAGTTCGTGGTTCACGAGCTGCAGAACGTGTTCGCATTGGACGCCCTGGCATCATCGCATCCAATATCTGTCGAGGTTGGCCACCCGGATGAGATCAGCGAAATATTTGACAGAATTTCATACGGAAAAG GTGCTTCGATAATTCGCATGATGGATCATTTCATCACTACTAATGTTTTCAAAAGAGGACTGAGTAATTATTTGAGAGAAAG AGCTTACCAAAGCGCCGAACAAAACGATCTCTGGGACGCACTTACGAAACAAGCGCACAAAGATGGAGTATTGGATAAAAGTATAACAATCAATGAAATTATGGACACGTGGACACTTCAAACTGGCTTCCCAGTAATCACAGTTAATCGAGATTACAATAGGGGAAGTGCAACATTAACGCAG GAACGATTTCTACTTCAAACTAGTACAACAGAAGTATCAGATGACAAACCTTTATGGTGGATACCTATTACTTACACCTCACAGAACGTGCTCAACTTTAATGAAACAACACCATCGCGCTGGATGCAGGCTGAACCAACAATTACTCTGTCAAACTTGAACACAGCAGCCAACGAATGGGTGATTTTCAATGTCCAAGAAACTG GATATTACCGAGTTAATTACGATGAGCAAAATTGGCGCCTGATAATCCAAGAGTTGAACAAAGCCTCTTTCAAAAGTATATCTACCATCAACCGAGCACAATTACTAGACGATGCTCTGAACCTGGCACGAGCTGGTAGACTCGACTATGCGACAGCTTTGGACGTAACGTCCTACCTCGCGCACGAAACTGAATACCTTCCATGGAAAGCTGCTTTCACCGCTATGGGTTATCTGGATAGAATGCTTGTCAAGACTGAAGGATATGACAGATTTAGG ATCTTCGCACTCAAGCTGCTAGATAATATCTACAAGCAGACCGGCTTCAAAGATATTCATGGAGATCCACAACTGACCGTTTTCACTCGAATTGACGTCCTGAGTTGGGCTTGCAGCTTGGGACACAAGGACTGTGTACAAAACGCGGTAACGCAGTTCCACAATTGGCAGATTACGCCAAATCCAGACAATAATAACCC CATATCGCCTAATTTGAAAAGCGTCGTTTACTGCACTGCCATTCGAGTTGGCGGCCAAGCCGAATGGGATTTCGCTTGGGAACGCTATCAGAAAACAAACGTTGGATCCGAAAAAGATCTGCTGCTTCACGCCCTTGGATGTACCAGGGAAACCTGGATCCTGAGCAGGTATTTGAATTGGGCTGTGACGGAGAATTCTGGTATCAGAAAACAGGATGCCGGTAGAGTGTTTGGCTCCGTTGCCAACAACGTTATTGGTCAACCGTTGGCCTTCAACTACTTAAGAAACCAATGGAAGCGCATAAAGACATA TTTCGGAACTTCACTTCTGACGATCAACAATATCATCAAGTCAACGACGAAGAAGATGAACACAGCATATGAACTGAAGGCA CTGTACGAGTTTGAAACAGAACACAGCGCAGAACTGGCGATAGCAAGAAGAGCGGTGCAACAGACTGTAGAGCAAACAGAAGCGAACATCAAATGGCTTGATAGAAATCACGAAACAATTCTCAATTGGTTAAAGAGAGCGACAGCCTAG